Proteins encoded in a region of the Schistocerca serialis cubense isolate TAMUIC-IGC-003099 chromosome 6, iqSchSeri2.2, whole genome shotgun sequence genome:
- the LOC126484050 gene encoding allergen Tha p 1-like isoform X4 produces the protein MQKYTLLLVCLVAAATAYTTKYDNIDLDDILHNDRLLKKYHECLLSDSDASCTPDGKELKAAVPDALTNECAKCNEKQKAGAEKVIRFLIKEKPDLWTPLENKYDPTGTYRQKYGEELKRVSA, from the exons ATGCAGAAATACACTCTGTTGCTGGTCTGCCTGGTGGCAGCTGCCACTGCGTACACCACCAAGTACGACAACATCGACCTGGACGACATCCTCCATAACGACCGCCTACTCAAGAAGTACCACGAGTGCCTCCTCTCTGACAGCGACGCCTCCTGCACGCCTGACGGGAAGGAGCTCAAGG CCGCCGTCCCTGATGCGCTGACCAATGAGTGCGCCAAGTGTAACGAGAAGCAGAAGGCTGGCGCCGAGAAGGTGATCAGGTTCCTCATCAAGGAGAAGCCCGACCTGTGGACGCCGCTGGAGAACAAGTACGACCCCACCGGCACCTACAGGCAGAAGTACGGCGAGGAGCTCAAGAGGGTCTCTGCCTAA
- the LOC126484050 gene encoding allergen Tha p 1-like isoform X5, producing the protein MQKYTLLLVCLVAAATAYTTKYDNIDLDDILHNDRLLKKYHECLLSDSDASCTPDGKELKAAVPDALTNECAKCNEKQKAGADKVIRFLIKEKPDLWTPLENKYDPTGTYRQKYGEELKKVSA; encoded by the exons ATGCAGAAATACACTCTGTTGCTGGTCTGCCTGGTGGCAGCTGCCACTGCGTACACCACCAAGTACGACAACATCGACCTGGACGACATCCTCCATAACGACCGCCTACTCAAGAAGTACCACGAGTGCCTCCTCTCTGACAGCGACGCCTCCTGCACGCCTGACGGGAAGGAGCTCAAGG CCGCCGTCCCTGATGCGCTGACCAACGAGTGCGCCAAGTGCAACGAGAAGCAGAAGGCTGGTGCCGACAAGGTGATCAGGTTCCTTATCAAGGAGAAGCCCGACCTGTGGACGCCGCTGGAGAACAAGTACGACCCCACCGGCACCTACAGGCAGAAGTACGGCGAGGAGCTGAAGAAGGTCTCCGCCTAG
- the LOC126484050 gene encoding allergen Tha p 1-like isoform X3, protein MQKYTLLVVCLVAAATAYTTKYDNIDLDDILHNDRLLKKYHECLLSDSDASCTPDGKELKAAVPDALTNECAKCNEKQKAGADKVIRFLIKEKPDLWTPLENKYDPTGTYRQKYGEELKKVSA, encoded by the exons ATGCAGAAATACACTCTCTTGGTGGTCTGTCTGGTAGCAGCTGCTACTGCGTACACAACCAAGTACGACAATATCGACCTGGACGACATCCTGCATAACGACCGCCTGCTCAAGAAGTACCACGAGTGCCTCCTCTCTGACAGCGACGCCTCCTGCACGCCTGATGGGAAGGAGCTCAAGG CCGCCGTCCCTGATGCGCTGACCAACGAGTGCGCCAAGTGCAACGAGAAGCAGAAGGCTGGTGCCGACAAGGTGATCAGGTTCCTTATCAAGGAGAAGCCCGACCTGTGGACGCCGCTGGAGAACAAGTACGACCCCACCGGCACCTACAGGCAGAAGTACGGCGAGGAGCTGAAGAAGGTCTCCGCCTAG